One segment of Fuscovulum ytuae DNA contains the following:
- a CDS encoding GNAT family N-acetyltransferase, with product MPATIRLATPEDHALWLPLFEGYAAFYKTPLTPQTAATVWDWIHDPENPFWCALAFGPDGRPLGLAQYQLMHRSLGGSMVCYLSDLFTTPDARGQGIGRALIDHVRAFAREKGLPNVRWLTAEDNATARQLYDTYAPRTPFILYSIPTT from the coding sequence ATGCCCGCCACGATCCGCCTCGCCACACCCGAAGACCACGCCCTCTGGCTGCCTTTGTTCGAAGGCTATGCCGCCTTCTACAAAACGCCCCTCACCCCCCAGACCGCCGCCACGGTCTGGGACTGGATTCACGATCCCGAAAACCCCTTCTGGTGCGCGCTGGCCTTCGGGCCGGATGGCCGCCCGCTTGGTCTTGCGCAATATCAGCTGATGCACCGCTCCTTAGGCGGCTCCATGGTCTGCTACCTCTCCGACCTCTTCACCACGCCCGACGCCCGGGGCCAGGGCATCGGCCGCGCCCTGATCGACCATGTCCGCGCCTTCGCCCGCGAAAAGGGCCTGCCGAACGTCCGCTGGCTCACCGCCGAAGACAACGCAACCGCCCGCCAACTCTATGATACCTACGCCCCCCGCACCCCCTTCATCCTCTATTCCATCCCCACCACCTGA
- a CDS encoding peptidoglycan DD-metalloendopeptidase family protein → MTPPPSSPDAPLHAVAIALAGQTDLYTALRRAVAAQGTAPPIPDLIAACDPATATRLAAVDAGLLAAIARKAATGTAIPHAAQVRATLAALSPHPLFLPDPAKGATMALPTTGERPDMPAFSDPAFDPWFSDHQSNGIRYGLGLYSENRTVYASAQFADAASPERRTIHLGIDVFAPAGTPVHAPLPGRVKLLTYNADPLDYGHTLILEHDLGGTRFFTLYGHLAATLPSLHPTGKVAAGQIIAHLGNWPENGGWAPHLHVQIITDLLATNGNFFGVGHASLMDIWSEISPDANLLLRLPTHSFSV, encoded by the coding sequence ATGACCCCTCCCCCCTCATCCCCGGATGCACCGCTCCACGCGGTCGCCATAGCCCTCGCAGGCCAAACCGACCTCTACACCGCCCTGCGCCGCGCCGTCGCCGCGCAAGGCACAGCCCCGCCCATTCCCGACCTGATTGCCGCCTGCGATCCGGCCACCGCCACCCGCCTTGCCGCCGTGGATGCAGGCCTTCTCGCCGCCATCGCCCGCAAGGCCGCCACCGGAACCGCCATTCCCCATGCCGCGCAAGTCCGGGCCACACTCGCCGCCCTCAGTCCGCACCCGCTCTTCCTTCCCGATCCGGCCAAGGGCGCAACCATGGCGCTCCCCACGACAGGGGAAAGGCCCGACATGCCCGCCTTCTCGGATCCCGCCTTCGACCCTTGGTTCAGCGACCATCAATCCAACGGCATCCGCTACGGCCTTGGCCTTTATTCGGAAAATCGCACCGTCTACGCCTCGGCCCAATTCGCCGATGCCGCAAGCCCTGAACGCCGCACCATCCATCTCGGCATCGATGTCTTCGCCCCTGCGGGAACCCCGGTGCATGCTCCCCTGCCGGGCAGGGTGAAACTGCTCACCTACAATGCCGACCCGTTGGATTACGGCCATACCCTGATCCTCGAACACGATCTCGGCGGCACCCGCTTTTTCACCCTCTACGGGCATCTCGCCGCCACCCTTCCCAGCCTTCACCCCACGGGAAAAGTCGCCGCCGGCCAGATCATCGCCCATCTGGGCAATTGGCCCGAAAACGGCGGCTGGGCGCCACATCTCCATGTCCAGATCATCACCGACCTTCTCGCCACGAATGGCAATTTCTTCGGCGTCGGCCATGCCAGCCTGATGGACATCTGGTCCGAGATCAGCCCCGATGCCAATCTCCTCCTGCGCCTTCCCACCCATAGCTTCTCGGTCTGA
- a CDS encoding competence/damage-inducible protein A, whose amino-acid sequence MPNPTAAMLVIGDEILSGRTRDSNMHHLAQRLTEHGIRLMEARVVADDHEAIIAAVNDLRARHDHLFTSGGIGPTHDDITAEAIAAAFATPITHRADAMALLQAHYDRAGLPFNEARQRMARIPDGATLIDNPISTAPGFTLGNVHVMAGVPSIFEAMLAGILPTLTGGAPLLSQSHRVNRGEGEIAGDFAALAAEFPDLTMGSYPFNTNGVYGTNLVIRGTDPARIDAAMTRLCALFP is encoded by the coding sequence ATGCCCAATCCCACCGCAGCCATGCTGGTGATCGGCGATGAAATCCTCTCGGGCCGCACCCGTGATTCGAACATGCATCACCTCGCCCAACGCCTGACCGAACATGGCATCCGCCTGATGGAGGCGCGCGTGGTGGCCGACGATCACGAGGCTATCATCGCCGCCGTCAACGATCTGCGCGCGCGGCACGACCATCTTTTCACCTCCGGCGGCATCGGCCCCACCCATGATGACATCACCGCCGAGGCCATCGCCGCCGCCTTCGCCACGCCCATCACCCACCGCGCCGATGCCATGGCCCTCCTTCAGGCGCATTATGACCGTGCCGGTCTGCCCTTCAACGAGGCCCGCCAGCGCATGGCCCGCATTCCCGATGGCGCAACCCTGATCGACAATCCGATCTCCACCGCCCCCGGCTTCACGCTTGGCAATGTCCATGTCATGGCGGGCGTGCCTTCGATCTTCGAGGCGATGCTCGCGGGCATCCTGCCTACCCTGACGGGCGGCGCGCCGCTTTTGTCGCAATCCCACCGCGTCAATCGTGGGGAAGGCGAAATTGCGGGCGACTTCGCGGCACTCGCCGCCGAATTCCCCGATCTGACGATGGGCAGCTATCCCTTCAACACCAACGGCGTCTACGGCACCAACCTTGTCATCCGTGGCACCGATCCCGCCCGCATCGACGCTGCCATGACCCGCCTTTGCGCGCTTTTCCCATGA
- the fghA gene encoding S-formylglutathione hydrolase — translation MKTVSESRAFGGVQGVYTHPSGICDCDMTFGLFLPEQAEDGPVPLLWFLSGLTCTHENAMVKAGAQRWAAEAGIALVFPDTSPRGDGVPNDPAYDLGQGAGFYVNASEEPWAQHFQMWDYITDELPNVLFSAFPLAEAAQAITGHSMGGHGALTIAMSFPGRFRSVSAFAPIANPVASDWGRKQFTAYLGADETAWAGYDATLMMRRYGFDGPMLIDQGTADQFLDLLKPEALAEAMAARRQGGAFRMQKGYDHSYFFVSTFMEEHVAFHAQALLG, via the coding sequence ATGAAGACCGTATCGGAAAGCCGGGCCTTCGGGGGTGTGCAGGGGGTCTATACCCACCCGTCGGGCATCTGCGATTGCGACATGACCTTTGGGCTGTTCTTGCCCGAACAGGCCGAAGATGGGCCTGTGCCGTTGTTGTGGTTCCTGTCGGGGCTGACCTGCACGCATGAGAATGCGATGGTGAAGGCGGGGGCGCAGCGTTGGGCTGCCGAGGCGGGGATTGCGCTGGTTTTCCCCGATACTTCGCCGCGCGGGGACGGGGTGCCGAACGATCCGGCCTATGACCTTGGGCAGGGGGCGGGGTTCTATGTGAACGCGTCGGAAGAGCCATGGGCGCAGCATTTTCAGATGTGGGATTACATCACGGATGAATTGCCGAATGTGCTGTTTTCCGCCTTCCCCTTGGCCGAGGCGGCGCAGGCGATCACGGGCCATTCGATGGGCGGGCATGGCGCCCTGACCATCGCGATGAGCTTTCCGGGGCGGTTCCGGTCGGTTTCGGCTTTTGCGCCGATTGCCAATCCAGTGGCAAGCGATTGGGGGCGCAAGCAGTTCACCGCCTATCTGGGCGCGGATGAGACGGCATGGGCGGGCTATGACGCGACGCTGATGATGCGGCGCTATGGGTTTGATGGGCCGATGCTGATTGATCAGGGGACGGCGGATCAGTTTCTTGATCTGCTGAAGCCCGAGGCCCTTGCCGAGGCGATGGCGGCCCGGCGGCAGGGCGGCGCGTTCCGCATGCAGAAGGGGTATGACCACAGCTATTTCTTCGTGTCGACCTTCATGGAAGAGCATGTTGCCTTCCATGCGCAGGCCTTGCTGGGCTAG
- a CDS encoding cation transport ATPase yields the protein MQDRWGRSVAGLAGLLLLAACVTNGAGPRSAALLDGAIVAAAPAGYCLAPGVGRRSDDSAVVLMGRCTATSGADPAVLTLSVGPAGSAGAMAAGGAGLAAYFTSAEGRAALSRRGRAGDISVLSAVGEGDAFLLHVRDAAVGDYWRAVTGIRGRLVTVSASGPEGQALPEGKGRALVEAAVGALRRANQGPAG from the coding sequence GTGCAGGATCGTTGGGGGCGCAGCGTGGCGGGGCTGGCAGGCCTGCTGTTGTTGGCGGCTTGTGTCACCAACGGTGCGGGGCCACGGTCGGCGGCCTTGCTGGATGGCGCTATCGTAGCGGCGGCACCCGCGGGATATTGTCTGGCCCCGGGCGTGGGACGGCGCAGCGACGATTCCGCCGTGGTCCTTATGGGGCGCTGCACGGCCACGAGCGGAGCAGATCCTGCGGTTCTGACCCTGTCGGTCGGGCCTGCGGGGTCAGCCGGGGCGATGGCGGCGGGGGGCGCGGGTTTGGCGGCCTATTTCACCTCGGCCGAAGGGCGCGCGGCGCTGAGCCGTCGAGGACGAGCGGGCGATATATCGGTCTTGTCGGCTGTGGGAGAAGGGGATGCCTTTCTTTTGCATGTGCGCGACGCTGCGGTCGGGGATTATTGGCGCGCGGTCACCGGCATAAGGGGACGGTTGGTGACGGTGTCGGCCTCTGGCCCGGAAGGACAGGCCTTGCCCGAGGGGAAAGGGCGCGCTTTGGTCGAGGCGGCAGTCGGGGCTTTGCGGCGGGCCAATCAGGGGCCGGCGGGTTGA
- the map gene encoding type I methionyl aminopeptidase, with amino-acid sequence MQKEVRQVDETRGRITKDGIRIYEDADFAGMAEAGRVAAEILDMVGPLVVPGATTGEIDAFITEEVTRRGVVSATIGYKGYRHASCISVNHVVCHGIPGAKIPGRSSDVLQAQDILNVDVTVVVDGWFGDSSRMYVAGTAKPFAQRLINVTYEALMRGIAAVKPGNTFGDIGHAIQSYVEAQRMSVVRDFCGHGLGRVFHAPPNVLHYGRAGSGPVLEEGMFFTIEPMVNLGRPETKVLADDWTAITRDKSLSAQFEHSVGVTATGCQIFTASPAGKFHPTQ; translated from the coding sequence ATGCAAAAGGAAGTTCGGCAAGTGGACGAGACGCGCGGGCGCATCACGAAGGACGGTATCCGCATCTATGAGGATGCGGATTTCGCAGGCATGGCCGAGGCGGGCCGCGTGGCGGCCGAGATATTGGATATGGTCGGCCCTTTGGTCGTGCCGGGGGCGACGACCGGAGAGATCGATGCCTTCATCACCGAAGAGGTGACGCGGCGCGGCGTGGTTTCGGCGACGATCGGCTATAAGGGCTATCGTCATGCCTCCTGCATCAGCGTGAACCATGTGGTCTGCCATGGCATTCCGGGGGCGAAGATTCCGGGGCGCAGCAGCGATGTGTTGCAGGCGCAGGACATTTTAAACGTGGATGTCACCGTGGTGGTGGATGGCTGGTTCGGCGATTCGAGCCGGATGTATGTGGCGGGGACGGCAAAGCCCTTTGCCCAGCGCCTGATCAATGTCACGTATGAGGCGCTGATGCGCGGGATTGCGGCGGTCAAGCCGGGGAATACCTTTGGCGATATCGGCCATGCGATCCAGTCCTATGTCGAGGCGCAGCGGATGAGCGTGGTGCGTGATTTCTGTGGCCATGGGCTGGGCCGCGTGTTCCACGCGCCGCCCAATGTGCTGCATTACGGACGGGCGGGCAGCGGGCCTGTGCTGGAAGAAGGGATGTTCTTCACCATCGAACCGATGGTGAATCTGGGGCGGCCCGAGACGAAGGTTCTGGCCGATGATTGGACTGCGATCACGCGGGATAAATCGTTGTCGGCGCAGTTCGAGCATTCGGTTGGCGTGACGGCCACGGGCTGTCAGATCTTTACCGCCTCGCCTGCGGGGAAGTTCCATCCAACGCAGTAA
- a CDS encoding FAD-dependent oxidoreductase → MTDYPNLLSPLDLGSVVLPNRVLMGSMHTGLEERGDWNRVAEFYAARARGGVGLMVTGGMAPNAEGGVFPGAAGLYSAQDIANHRVVTDRVHEAGGRIAMQILHAGRYAYGKDCVAPSAIRSPISPFAPRELDAAGIEKQIADIVTAAVRARDAGYDGVEVMGSEGYFLNQFLVAHTNRRTDEWGGSYANRMRLPVDVVRRVRAAVGEDFILIYRISLIDLVPDGSTWDEVALLARAVEAAGATILNTGIGWHEARVPTIATSVPRAAFAHLTGRLRGEVSIPVITSNRINTPEVAEKLLADGMADMVSMARPFLADAEFVAKAATGRADEIAPCIACNQACLDHTFSGKLTSCLVNPRACHEVELTYDHAAVPKAVAVVGAGPAGLMAAAVAAERGHRVTLFDRADRIGGQLNLAKQVPGKEEFHGLVRWFAARIARAGVELRLGAEVAVEDLRVFDEVVVATGVTPRDPGIEGQDRALGYIDVLNGAPVGRRVAVVGAGGIGFDVAEYLVHRGVSPTLDPALWRREWGVGDPAEVRGGLVAAQPEPPAREVWLLQRKAEKPGRGLGKTTGWIHRAALAAKGVKMIGGVSYRRITDAGLVVLRDGAEEVIEVDSVVLCAGQEPARGLADALAAAGIAAHVIGGADVAAELDAKRAIDQGARLAARL, encoded by the coding sequence ATGACCGATTATCCGAACCTGCTTTCGCCGCTGGACCTTGGGTCTGTGGTGCTGCCGAACCGTGTGCTGATGGGATCGATGCATACCGGGCTGGAGGAGCGCGGGGATTGGAACCGCGTGGCTGAGTTCTATGCCGCGCGGGCGCGGGGGGGGGTGGGCCTGATGGTAACGGGGGGCATGGCCCCCAACGCCGAGGGCGGGGTTTTTCCCGGCGCGGCGGGCCTTTATTCGGCGCAGGATATTGCCAATCATCGGGTGGTGACGGACCGGGTGCATGAGGCGGGCGGGCGGATCGCGATGCAGATCCTGCATGCGGGACGCTATGCCTATGGCAAGGATTGCGTGGCGCCTTCGGCCATCCGGTCGCCCATTTCCCCCTTTGCCCCGCGCGAATTGGATGCGGCGGGGATCGAGAAGCAGATCGCCGATATCGTGACGGCGGCCGTTCGTGCACGCGACGCGGGCTATGACGGCGTCGAGGTGATGGGGAGCGAGGGCTATTTCCTGAACCAGTTCCTTGTCGCCCATACCAACCGCCGAACCGATGAATGGGGCGGAAGTTACGCAAACCGGATGCGTTTGCCGGTGGACGTGGTGCGGCGGGTGCGGGCGGCGGTGGGGGAAGACTTCATCCTGATCTACCGCATCAGCCTGATTGATCTGGTGCCGGATGGCAGCACTTGGGACGAGGTTGCCCTTTTGGCGCGGGCGGTTGAGGCGGCGGGGGCGACCATCCTGAACACGGGGATCGGCTGGCACGAGGCAAGGGTGCCGACGATTGCGACTTCAGTGCCGCGCGCGGCCTTTGCCCATCTGACCGGGCGGCTGCGGGGGGAGGTGTCGATCCCAGTTATCACATCAAACCGGATCAATACGCCGGAGGTGGCGGAGAAACTCTTGGCCGATGGCATGGCCGATATGGTCAGCATGGCGCGGCCCTTTCTGGCGGATGCCGAATTCGTGGCCAAGGCTGCGACCGGGCGGGCCGATGAGATCGCGCCTTGCATCGCCTGCAATCAGGCCTGTCTGGACCATACGTTCAGCGGCAAGCTGACGAGTTGCCTTGTGAACCCGCGCGCCTGCCATGAGGTGGAACTGACCTATGACCATGCTGCGGTTCCCAAAGCAGTGGCCGTGGTCGGGGCGGGGCCTGCGGGCCTGATGGCGGCGGCGGTGGCGGCAGAGCGGGGGCATCGCGTCACGCTGTTTGATCGGGCGGACCGGATCGGGGGACAGTTGAACCTGGCCAAGCAGGTGCCGGGGAAGGAAGAGTTCCACGGCCTTGTCCGCTGGTTCGCGGCGCGGATCGCGCGGGCGGGGGTGGAGTTGCGGCTGGGCGCCGAGGTGGCGGTCGAAGACCTTCGCGTGTTCGACGAGGTGGTGGTGGCGACGGGCGTGACCCCGCGCGATCCGGGGATCGAAGGGCAGGACCGTGCGCTGGGCTATATCGATGTGCTGAACGGTGCGCCGGTGGGGCGGCGGGTGGCCGTGGTGGGCGCAGGCGGCATCGGGTTCGATGTGGCTGAATATCTGGTGCATCGGGGGGTATCGCCCACGCTGGACCCGGCGCTGTGGCGGCGGGAATGGGGGGTGGGCGATCCGGCCGAGGTGCGCGGCGGGCTGGTCGCGGCCCAGCCGGAACCCCCTGCGCGCGAGGTGTGGCTGTTGCAGCGCAAGGCCGAGAAGCCGGGGCGCGGATTGGGCAAGACGACGGGCTGGATTCACCGCGCGGCCTTGGCGGCGAAAGGGGTGAAGATGATCGGCGGGGTGAGCTATCGCCGGATCACGGATGCGGGGCTGGTGGTGCTGCGCGATGGGGCGGAAGAGGTGATCGAGGTCGATTCGGTGGTTCTTTGTGCCGGGCAGGAACCGGCGCGCGGGCTGGCCGATGCCTTGGCGGCGGCGGGGATTGCGGCGCATGTCATCGGGGGGGCGGATGTGGCCGCCGAATTGGATGCAAAGCGGGCGATTGACCAAGGCGCAAGGCTGGCGGCGCGGCTTTAA
- a CDS encoding LysR family transcriptional regulator produces MDRLTEMEAFATVVDQGGFTDAAKKMGISKSAVSKHVSALEARLGARLLNRTTRRVSPTEIGLAYYDRARRVLNDAGEADALVTSMQSAPSGLLRISVATDFGVNLLSPILGDFLLEYPEITVNMVLNNRYVELISEGFDMAIRVGELEDSSLRARKLTETTKRMIASPSYFQRYGRPLKIDDLNDHKLLHYSNQANGNVWKITAPSGEKRQVRSVGWLTVNDGQSLLNAAISGLGIAYLPSFLYADAMRQGLVEEAIPGLPTETLGIYAVYPPGRFTQPKVRAFIDFLAKQLIDKGPDNW; encoded by the coding sequence ATGGACCGACTTACGGAGATGGAAGCCTTTGCCACTGTGGTGGATCAGGGCGGATTTACCGATGCGGCCAAGAAAATGGGGATTTCGAAATCCGCCGTGTCAAAACATGTGTCGGCTCTGGAGGCGCGCTTGGGGGCCCGCCTTTTGAACCGGACGACGCGCCGGGTGTCGCCCACTGAAATTGGCCTTGCCTATTACGATCGCGCGCGCCGTGTCCTGAACGATGCGGGCGAGGCGGATGCCCTTGTCACATCCATGCAATCGGCCCCGTCGGGCCTGCTGCGCATCAGCGTTGCCACGGATTTCGGGGTGAACCTGCTGTCGCCGATCCTTGGGGATTTCCTGCTGGAATATCCCGAGATCACGGTGAACATGGTTTTGAACAATCGCTATGTCGAGCTGATCAGCGAAGGCTTTGACATGGCGATCCGGGTGGGGGAGTTGGAGGATTCCTCGCTTCGCGCCCGCAAACTGACCGAGACGACGAAGCGGATGATCGCCTCGCCATCTTATTTCCAGCGCTATGGGCGGCCGTTGAAGATCGACGATCTGAACGACCACAAGCTGTTGCATTATTCGAATCAAGCCAATGGCAATGTGTGGAAGATCACCGCGCCATCGGGGGAAAAGCGTCAGGTGCGGTCGGTTGGCTGGCTGACGGTGAATGATGGGCAGTCGCTGTTGAATGCTGCGATTTCGGGGCTGGGCATCGCTTATCTGCCGTCCTTCCTTTATGCCGATGCGATGCGGCAGGGGCTGGTGGAAGAGGCCATTCCGGGCCTTCCGACCGAAACGCTGGGTATCTATGCGGTATATCCGCCGGGGCGGTTCACGCAGCCCAAGGTGCGGGCCTTCATCGATTTTCTGGCCAAGCAGTTGATCGACAAGGGACCCGACAACTGGTGA
- a CDS encoding OmpA family protein, giving the protein MSPPRPHHSSRLCRRVALPALLLALLPLPGMVQALDLQFPAPATASGERREALTSYSVPVGPWQGGAIPATATEGVFDQTAWKIAAPGLTTLQILAPLRDQIATAGFETVFECETTACGGFDFRYGTDILPEPQMHVDLGDFRFLAAHRDGPQGDDWLTLMVSRSADTGFVQLTTIGPAPLGSPDLTVSTKSPFDPSIAPDAAQTPTTQIAAEPPSPMVAALTAGQPFALDDLIFPSGKATLTAGDYPSLQALAEWLAANPTASVELVGHTDASGPADANIALSLARADATRTALVALGTDSARLATRGAGPAEPRATNATPEGRAQNRRVEVILTSTR; this is encoded by the coding sequence TTGAGTCCACCGCGCCCGCACCACTCGTCACGGCTTTGCCGCCGTGTCGCCTTGCCCGCCCTGCTGCTGGCGCTGCTGCCCCTTCCCGGCATGGTGCAGGCCCTTGATCTGCAATTCCCGGCCCCCGCCACCGCCTCTGGCGAACGGCGTGAGGCGCTCACCTCCTACAGCGTGCCCGTCGGACCATGGCAAGGCGGGGCCATCCCCGCGACCGCCACCGAAGGCGTTTTCGACCAAACCGCATGGAAGATCGCGGCACCGGGTCTGACCACGCTGCAAATCCTTGCGCCTTTGCGCGATCAGATCGCCACTGCGGGGTTCGAAACAGTCTTCGAATGCGAAACCACCGCCTGTGGCGGCTTCGATTTCCGCTATGGCACCGATATCCTTCCCGAACCCCAGATGCATGTGGACCTTGGCGATTTCCGCTTTCTCGCCGCCCATCGCGATGGCCCGCAGGGGGACGATTGGCTGACCCTGATGGTTAGCCGCTCTGCCGATACGGGCTTTGTGCAGTTGACGACCATTGGCCCCGCCCCGCTGGGATCGCCAGACCTGACCGTGTCGACGAAATCACCCTTCGACCCGTCCATCGCGCCCGATGCGGCACAGACGCCCACCACCCAAATCGCAGCTGAACCACCCTCACCCATGGTTGCCGCGCTTACCGCAGGCCAGCCCTTTGCACTGGATGACCTGATCTTCCCCTCTGGCAAAGCGACGCTGACCGCAGGCGATTACCCCTCGCTTCAGGCGCTTGCCGAATGGCTGGCCGCCAACCCCACCGCATCGGTGGAACTCGTCGGCCATACCGATGCCTCCGGTCCTGCTGACGCCAATATCGCCCTGTCGCTCGCGCGCGCCGATGCCACCCGCACCGCACTGGTCGCGCTTGGCACCGATTCCGCACGCCTTGCCACGCGCGGGGCAGGCCCCGCCGAACCCCGCGCCACCAACGCAACGCCCGAAGGCCGCGCGCAAAACAGACGGGTCGAAGTCATCCTGACCTCGACCCGCTGA
- a CDS encoding YaiI/YqxD family protein, protein MARLFVDADACPVKEECERVAVRHRVRMIVVSNGGIRPSANPLVESVFVASGPDEADKWIADQAGAGDVVVTGDIPLAARVIAGGAVVVKHNGEVLTDRNIGNVLATRDLMADLRSADPFRQGGGRPFSKADRSRFLEALERVMRAAVAGG, encoded by the coding sequence GTGGCGCGGCTGTTTGTCGATGCCGATGCCTGCCCCGTGAAGGAGGAATGCGAGCGCGTGGCGGTGCGGCATCGGGTGCGGATGATCGTGGTTTCCAATGGCGGGATCAGGCCGAGTGCCAATCCCTTGGTGGAAAGCGTTTTCGTGGCATCGGGGCCGGATGAGGCGGATAAGTGGATCGCGGATCAGGCCGGGGCGGGCGATGTGGTGGTGACGGGGGATATTCCCTTGGCGGCGCGCGTGATCGCGGGCGGCGCGGTGGTGGTGAAGCATAACGGCGAAGTGCTGACTGATCGCAATATCGGCAATGTCCTGGCCACGCGCGATCTGATGGCCGATCTGCGCAGCGCGGACCCGTTCCGTCAGGGTGGCGGGCGGCCCTTTTCCAAAGCGGACAGATCGCGCTTCCTTGAGGCACTGGAACGGGTGATGCGGGCGGCTGTCGCGGGCGGGTGA
- a CDS encoding GNAT family N-acetyltransferase yields MTPDLLAEVAEATWPPAAIHRHGPWLIREGQGGGQRVSAASAAGDWTPDDIPQAETAMAALGQSPLFVLYPQDAALDAALAARGYAYHDPVVAYAAPTAALADPPPEFLTSFPHWPPLAVAAQLWAEGGIGPDRLAVMNRVQGPKTAILGRTGDRAAGIAFTAIHRNIAMLHALEVAPDQRRKGCAHNILRAAALWARDHGATTLALLVTERNAAARALYASLNFAAVGQYHYRRR; encoded by the coding sequence ATGACGCCCGACCTTCTCGCAGAGGTGGCCGAGGCGACATGGCCACCCGCCGCCATTCATCGCCATGGCCCGTGGCTGATCCGCGAAGGACAAGGCGGGGGCCAGCGCGTCTCTGCCGCCTCTGCGGCAGGCGACTGGACGCCGGACGATATCCCGCAGGCCGAAACCGCGATGGCCGCTCTTGGGCAATCCCCCCTCTTCGTTCTTTACCCGCAAGATGCGGCCCTTGACGCGGCCCTCGCCGCCCGCGGCTATGCCTATCACGACCCCGTCGTCGCCTATGCCGCCCCCACCGCCGCGCTCGCCGATCCGCCCCCCGAATTCCTGACCAGCTTTCCGCATTGGCCCCCCCTCGCCGTGGCGGCTCAGCTCTGGGCTGAAGGGGGAATCGGTCCCGATCGCCTTGCGGTCATGAACCGTGTGCAAGGCCCGAAAACCGCCATCCTTGGCCGCACCGGTGACCGCGCCGCTGGCATTGCCTTCACGGCAATCCATCGGAATATTGCAATGCTTCACGCATTAGAGGTTGCCCCTGATCAGCGCCGAAAAGGTTGCGCACACAATATCTTGCGGGCCGCCGCCCTTTGGGCACGGGATCATGGCGCCACCACCCTCGCCCTTCTGGTGACTGAGCGGAACGCCGCCGCCCGCGCGCTCTATGCTTCCCTGAATTTCGCCGCTGTGGGACAGTATCACTATCGAAGGCGATAA
- a CDS encoding DUF6478 family protein, whose protein sequence is MGGKLDGVLDSLLQRRVLRRWEELAEAAPAAGLEDLRGWRGQARAMRRHLDRVIHQAEHRLALPVIGSNAFRKPLGTDWAWRPDLWRGPMPVPGQAAVPNRMLFCDGATVFHDCRLSELTVRQIRNTRESDVAPFGFRMDVFRFDGSFLSLVVDLPEDAARGLKLRHLIRLDVIVELEKPLEIFARLNVKHGPNVEQMVLELPLGAEEVMVEFDLTYTKINEKRIEKLWIDLIFEGPEMNQIILRDVTVSRRPRADL, encoded by the coding sequence ATGGGTGGGAAACTGGACGGAGTTCTGGACAGTCTGTTGCAGCGCCGTGTGCTGCGGCGGTGGGAAGAGCTTGCCGAGGCGGCACCTGCCGCCGGTCTGGAGGATTTGCGCGGCTGGCGCGGGCAGGCGCGGGCCATGCGGCGGCATCTGGATCGGGTGATCCATCAGGCAGAGCATCGGCTTGCCCTGCCGGTGATCGGGTCCAACGCCTTTCGCAAGCCCTTGGGCACGGATTGGGCGTGGCGCCCCGATCTGTGGCGGGGGCCGATGCCTGTGCCGGGGCAGGCGGCGGTGCCCAACAGGATGCTGTTTTGCGATGGCGCGACGGTTTTTCACGATTGCCGTTTGAGCGAGCTGACCGTGCGGCAGATCCGCAATACGCGGGAAAGCGACGTGGCACCCTTTGGGTTCCGGATGGACGTGTTCCGGTTTGACGGGTCTTTCCTGTCGCTGGTCGTTGATCTGCCAGAGGATGCTGCGCGAGGGTTGAAGCTGCGCCATCTGATCCGGCTGGATGTGATCGTGGAGTTGGAAAAGCCGCTGGAAATCTTTGCCCGGTTGAATGTGAAGCACGGCCCCAATGTGGAGCAGATGGTGCTGGAACTGCCGCTTGGCGCGGAAGAGGTGATGGTGGAATTTGATCTGACCTATACCAAGATCAACGAGAAGCGGATCGAGAAGCTGTGGATCGACCTGATCTTCGAAGGGCCGGAGATGAACCAGATCATCCTGCGGGATGTGACGGTGAGCCGTCGACCCAGAGCTGATCTTTGA